From a single Calothrix sp. NIES-2098 genomic region:
- a CDS encoding WD-40 repeat-containing protein, giving the protein MSELVTNHTSQEQENLLKDTSVGGDLTFAPVQIINYYYREEAKLVLSDSTDAADEYLPCPYRGLFHFGPNDADVFFGREIFIEEIYTATKTRNFIPVLGASGSGKSSVVLAGLVPKLQKLGHWKFTHFRPGSDPFHALALALVPLYTPNLDQTDQIAQGRKLAEYLQDGSVILLDVFAKIRQNHPSDRVLLIADQFEEIYTLCNNQEIRRKFLDCLLGSLETPTSVSASATVWVTTMRADFLGNALSYRPFADVLQNADLKLGPMNREELTQVIEKPAQKLGVTFESGLVKRILEDVENQPGNLPLLEFALTELWNKRRGKQLTHKIYEEIGQVEGALARHADEKYGNLTADEKEKVRRIFIQLVRPGEGTEDTRRIAMKAELGEQSWSLVKQLADARLVVTSRNATSQETVEVVHEALIRNWGELREWMNTNRTFRAWQERLRAAKGQWEATKRDPGSLLRGAALAEAEEQLKKRPEDLIDEKKFIEQSIQEQQRLKQAEAARRKREIRTAWGIAAGSLVAVVISGGLGLMAWNQKNQSELNQAESLGRYSLSLFNESKELEAFVPAIKAGKILQSQHTTNLEVMKALQTVLWQGRERNRLEGHDDPVSSVSFSPDGKTLASGSEDKTIKLWNLETGMEIRTLKGHDSTVSSVSFSPDGKTLASGSEDKTIKLWNLETGQEIGTLKGHDSPVRSVSFSPDGKTLASNSGDYTIKLWNLKTGMEIGTLKGHDGFVRSVSFSPDGKRLAFGSDDKTIKLWNLKTGQEIGTLKGHDGFVRSVSFSSDGKRLASGSVDKTIKLWNLETGQEIGTLKGHDDPVSSVSFSPDGKRLASGSWDKTIKLWNLETGQEIGTLKGHDSSVSSVSFSPDGKTLASGSEDKTIKLWNLETGQKISTLKGDDSPVMSVSFSPDGKRLASGSEDKTIKLWNLETGQEIGTLKGHDSPVRSVSFSPDGKTLASNSGDYTIKLWNLETGQEISTLKGDDSPVVSVSFSPDGKTLASNSGDYTIKLWNLETSQEISTLKGHDSPVMSVSFSPDGKTLASGSGDKTIKLWNLETGKEISTLKGHDSPVVSVSFSPDGKTLASGSWDKTIKLWNLETGKEISTLKGHNNYVYSVSFSPDGKTLASGSGDKTIKLWNLETGKEISTLKGHDSSVLSVSFSPDGKTLASGSEDNTIKLWDMDLDALVRRSCDWVGAYLENNTKVSESDRQLCDGIGSK; this is encoded by the coding sequence ATGAGCGAGTTAGTTACAAATCATACATCTCAAGAGCAAGAAAATCTCTTAAAAGATACTAGTGTTGGGGGTGATTTGACTTTCGCTCCTGTACAGATAATCAACTACTATTATCGAGAAGAAGCAAAATTAGTCCTGTCTGATTCTACAGATGCTGCTGATGAATATCTCCCCTGCCCTTATCGGGGGTTATTTCATTTTGGCCCCAATGATGCAGATGTGTTCTTTGGACGAGAAATATTTATCGAAGAAATTTATACTGCAACTAAAACCCGGAATTTTATTCCCGTATTAGGTGCATCAGGAAGTGGTAAATCTTCGGTGGTATTAGCGGGGTTAGTCCCGAAGTTACAAAAATTAGGTCATTGGAAATTTACTCATTTTCGTCCTGGTTCTGACCCTTTCCATGCTCTAGCTTTAGCTCTTGTTCCGCTTTATACACCAAATTTAGATCAAACAGACCAAATTGCCCAAGGGCGAAAGTTAGCTGAGTATCTACAAGATGGCTCTGTTATTCTCTTGGATGTGTTTGCGAAAATTCGGCAAAATCATCCTAGCGATCGAGTGCTATTAATTGCTGACCAATTTGAAGAAATTTACACTCTCTGTAACAATCAGGAAATTCGCCGTAAGTTTCTCGATTGCTTATTAGGTAGTTTAGAAACTCCGACTTCTGTGTCTGCATCGGCTACGGTGTGGGTAACAACGATGCGGGCAGATTTTTTGGGAAATGCTCTCTCTTATCGTCCCTTTGCGGATGTCTTGCAAAATGCTGACCTGAAACTGGGGCCAATGAATCGGGAGGAACTAACACAAGTCATTGAAAAACCTGCCCAAAAATTAGGGGTAACATTTGAAAGCGGACTGGTAAAACGCATTCTGGAGGATGTGGAAAACCAACCGGGAAATTTACCTTTGTTAGAGTTTGCTTTGACAGAGTTGTGGAACAAGCGAAGAGGTAAACAATTAACTCACAAAATTTATGAAGAAATTGGTCAAGTAGAAGGTGCGTTAGCTCGTCATGCGGATGAGAAATATGGCAACTTGACAGCTGATGAAAAAGAAAAAGTCCGGCGGATTTTTATTCAACTGGTGCGTCCGGGTGAGGGAACAGAAGATACTCGACGAATTGCCATGAAAGCGGAATTGGGAGAGCAAAGCTGGTCTTTGGTAAAACAATTAGCTGATGCTCGGTTGGTGGTGACAAGTCGCAATGCTACCAGTCAAGAAACAGTAGAAGTAGTCCATGAAGCACTGATTCGTAATTGGGGAGAACTGCGCGAATGGATGAATACAAACCGCACTTTTAGAGCTTGGCAAGAGCGACTGCGAGCAGCCAAGGGACAATGGGAAGCAACTAAGCGAGATCCGGGTTCTTTGTTGCGGGGTGCAGCATTAGCAGAAGCAGAGGAACAACTGAAGAAACGTCCAGAAGACTTAATTGATGAGAAAAAATTTATCGAGCAGAGTATCCAAGAACAACAGCGCCTCAAACAAGCCGAAGCAGCCCGCAGGAAACGCGAAATTAGAACCGCCTGGGGAATTGCGGCGGGTTCGTTGGTGGCGGTGGTGATTAGTGGTGGCTTGGGTTTGATGGCTTGGAATCAGAAAAACCAATCGGAACTGAATCAAGCTGAATCTCTTGGTCGATATTCCTTGTCTCTATTCAATGAAAGTAAAGAATTAGAAGCTTTTGTCCCAGCAATCAAGGCGGGAAAAATCCTGCAAAGCCAACACACAACCAATCTAGAGGTAATGAAGGCTTTGCAGACAGTTCTTTGGCAAGGAAGAGAACGTAATCGCCTGGAAGGGCATGATGACCCTGTCTCTAGTGTGAGTTTTAGCCCCGACGGCAAGACATTGGCTTCTGGCAGTGAAGACAAGACCATCAAACTCTGGAATCTAGAGACAGGCATGGAAATCCGCACCCTCAAGGGGCATGATAGCACTGTCTCTAGTGTGAGTTTTAGCCCCGACGGCAAGACTTTGGCTTCTGGCAGTGAAGACAAGACCATCAAACTCTGGAATCTAGAGACAGGCCAGGAAATCGGCACCCTCAAGGGGCATGATAGCCCTGTCAGGAGTGTGAGTTTTAGCCCCGACGGCAAGACTTTGGCTTCTAACAGTGGTGACTACACCATCAAACTCTGGAATCTAAAGACAGGCATGGAAATCGGCACCCTCAAGGGGCATGATGGCTTTGTCAGGAGTGTGAGTTTTAGCCCCGACGGCAAGAGATTGGCTTTTGGCAGTGATGACAAGACCATCAAACTCTGGAATCTAAAGACAGGTCAGGAAATCGGCACCCTCAAGGGGCATGATGGCTTTGTCAGGAGTGTGAGTTTTAGCTCCGACGGTAAGAGATTGGCTTCTGGCAGTGTTGACAAGACCATCAAACTCTGGAATCTAGAGACAGGCCAGGAAATCGGCACCCTCAAGGGGCATGATGACCCTGTCTCTAGTGTGAGTTTTAGCCCCGACGGCAAGAGATTGGCTTCTGGCAGTTGGGACAAGACAATCAAACTCTGGAATCTAGAGACAGGCCAGGAAATCGGCACCCTCAAGGGGCATGATAGCTCTGTCTCTAGTGTGAGTTTTAGCCCCGACGGCAAGACATTGGCTTCTGGCAGTGAAGACAAGACCATCAAACTCTGGAATCTAGAGACAGGCCAGAAAATCAGCACTCTCAAGGGGGATGATAGCCCTGTCATGAGTGTGAGTTTTAGCCCCGACGGCAAGAGATTGGCTTCTGGCAGTGAAGACAAGACCATCAAACTCTGGAATCTAGAGACAGGCCAGGAAATCGGCACCCTCAAGGGGCATGATAGCCCTGTCAGGAGTGTGAGTTTTAGCCCCGACGGCAAGACTTTGGCTTCTAACAGTGGTGACTACACCATCAAACTCTGGAATCTAGAGACAGGCCAGGAAATCAGCACTCTCAAGGGGGATGATAGCCCTGTCGTGAGTGTGAGTTTTAGCCCCGACGGCAAGACTTTGGCTTCTAACAGTGGTGACTACACCATCAAACTCTGGAATCTAGAAACAAGCCAGGAAATCAGCACCCTCAAGGGGCATGATAGCCCTGTCATGAGTGTAAGTTTTAGCCCCGACGGCAAGACTTTAGCTTCTGGCAGTGGTGACAAGACAATCAAACTCTGGAATCTAGAGACAGGCAAGGAAATCAGCACCCTCAAGGGGCATGATAGCCCTGTCGTGAGTGTGAGTTTTAGCCCCGACGGCAAGACTTTAGCTTCTGGCAGTTGGGACAAGACAATCAAACTCTGGAATCTAGAGACAGGCAAGGAAATCAGCACTCTCAAGGGGCATAATAACTATGTCTATAGTGTGAGTTTTAGCCCCGACGGCAAGACTTTGGCTTCTGGCAGTGGTGACAAGACAATCAAACTCTGGAATCTAGAGACAGGCAAGGAAATCAGCACCCTCAAGGGGCATGATAGCTCTGTCCTGAGTGTGAGTTTTAGCCCCGACGGCAAGACTTTGGCTTCTGGCAGTGAAGACAACACTATCAAACTCTGGGATATGGATTTAGACGCTTTAGTGAGGCGCAGTTGCGATTGGGTAGGCGCTTATTTAGAGAATAATACTAAGGTTAGCGAAAGTGACAGGCAATTGTGTGATGGTATTGGCAGCAAGTAA
- a CDS encoding putative Mg2+ transport protein — protein sequence MLMQDVQNSVIGVGDLNQLKWDLNHLQPVDVGEYITNLPTNERAIAFRLLNKAQAIDVFEYLPTEVQEELINSLHDVQVVQLVEAMSPDERAELFDELPAGVIKRLLQELSPEQRQATATILGYPEGTAGRVMTTEYVRLREGLTVGEALSKIRRQDEDKETIYYAYVTDDNRTLVRVVSLRQLLFTFPDVLIRDIASDRVIKVRTETPQEEVAQIMKRYDLIAIPVVDREDRLVGIITIDDVVDILEEEATEDIQKLAGVSGDEAALSPPGVTIRKRLPWLLAIMALYVGAASAIAPFQSVISAVPVLAVIMPIFSNTGGTVGIQALTVTIRGLGVGEVTSKDTMKILRKELFAGVGTAIALCLTMILLSLIWAKPQERWVALVAGTVMASNTIVAVTLGTLLPMGLKRLKLDPALVSGPLVTTMLDTIGFLTFLSLISLALNVLHLPT from the coding sequence ATGCTCATGCAAGATGTGCAAAATTCTGTTATTGGGGTTGGCGATTTAAACCAACTCAAATGGGATTTGAATCACTTACAACCAGTTGATGTTGGTGAATACATTACAAATTTGCCCACCAATGAACGAGCGATCGCATTTCGTCTGCTCAATAAAGCTCAAGCAATTGATGTTTTTGAATATCTACCTACAGAAGTACAAGAAGAATTAATAAATTCTCTCCATGATGTTCAAGTAGTGCAACTTGTGGAGGCGATGAGTCCTGATGAAAGGGCAGAATTATTTGACGAATTACCGGCTGGAGTAATCAAGCGGTTATTACAAGAATTAAGTCCAGAACAAAGACAAGCAACAGCCACAATTCTTGGTTATCCCGAAGGTACTGCTGGACGGGTAATGACCACAGAATATGTTCGGTTGCGAGAAGGATTGACTGTTGGTGAAGCTCTCAGTAAAATTCGTCGGCAAGACGAAGATAAAGAGACAATTTACTATGCTTATGTCACAGATGACAACCGCACTTTAGTCAGAGTTGTTTCACTGCGCCAATTATTATTTACGTTTCCTGATGTATTAATCCGAGATATTGCTAGCGATCGCGTCATCAAGGTGAGAACAGAAACTCCCCAAGAAGAAGTCGCCCAAATTATGAAGCGCTATGACTTAATCGCGATTCCGGTTGTCGATCGCGAAGATAGATTAGTTGGTATTATTACGATTGATGATGTAGTTGATATTTTAGAAGAAGAAGCTACAGAAGATATTCAAAAATTAGCGGGTGTGAGTGGGGATGAAGCAGCTTTATCTCCTCCCGGAGTTACTATTCGCAAACGCCTACCTTGGCTATTAGCAATTATGGCGCTTTATGTTGGTGCAGCCAGCGCGATCGCCCCTTTTCAATCTGTGATTTCCGCAGTACCAGTGTTAGCCGTGATCATGCCAATCTTTTCTAATACTGGTGGTACTGTTGGGATTCAAGCACTGACAGTCACAATCCGGGGTTTGGGTGTAGGGGAGGTGACATCCAAAGATACAATGAAAATTTTGCGCAAAGAACTTTTTGCGGGTGTCGGTACAGCGATCGCTTTGTGCTTGACAATGATTTTGCTTTCCTTGATTTGGGCTAAACCTCAAGAACGATGGGTAGCTTTAGTTGCCGGAACAGTGATGGCAAGCAATACTATTGTCGCTGTCACTCTGGGAACTTTACTACCAATGGGTTTAAAGCGGCTGAAGTTAGATCCTGCCTTAGTTAGCGGGCCTTTAGTAACCACCATGTTAGATACCATTGGGTTTCTCACATTCCTCTCACTAATTTCTCTGGCTTTAAACGTATTGCATTTACCAACTTGA
- a CDS encoding putative dihydroflavonol-4-reductase has translation MKAFVTGSTGLLGNNLVRLLVEQGYSVKALVRSPEKASQIFSGLDITLVQGDMLDIDSFAEELAGCDILFHTAAYFREYYQPGNHWQMLEDINVKATIKLLTFAEKHGVEKVIYVSSSGPIGMKAPGVPGDESTPPDPQIIKNLYFKSKVLAEDAIYEFLKQHSLPVVLILPGWMFGPGDAAPTNSGQLVLDYYQQKIPGILDGGACMVDARDVAQAMINAVERGKNGDRYIIAGRYYTLENLFHTLTKITGIPAPKLRLPYNLTVILARISDSYARFTSTKSVMPLEGIRMLHERIQLDSAKAIKELGASFRSLEDTLHDVVDWYQKTKAIG, from the coding sequence ATGAAAGCATTTGTCACTGGCAGTACGGGTTTACTAGGTAACAACTTAGTTCGCTTATTGGTTGAGCAAGGTTATTCAGTAAAAGCTTTAGTTCGCTCCCCTGAAAAAGCATCTCAAATCTTTAGCGGTTTAGATATTACCCTCGTACAGGGCGATATGCTGGACATCGATAGCTTTGCCGAAGAATTAGCAGGGTGTGACATTTTATTTCATACAGCCGCATATTTCCGGGAATATTATCAACCAGGCAATCACTGGCAAATGCTTGAGGATATTAATGTTAAAGCCACAATTAAGTTGTTAACTTTTGCCGAAAAGCATGGTGTGGAAAAAGTCATTTATGTAAGTTCATCCGGCCCCATAGGAATGAAAGCGCCAGGCGTCCCTGGTGATGAATCTACACCACCCGATCCGCAAATAATCAAAAATCTCTACTTCAAAAGTAAAGTATTGGCAGAGGATGCAATTTATGAATTTTTAAAACAGCATTCTTTGCCAGTAGTTCTAATTTTACCGGGGTGGATGTTTGGCCCCGGAGATGCTGCACCAACCAATAGCGGTCAGTTAGTACTTGATTACTATCAACAAAAAATTCCCGGAATTCTTGATGGTGGTGCTTGTATGGTAGATGCTCGTGATGTGGCTCAAGCAATGATTAATGCAGTCGAGCGAGGTAAAAATGGCGATCGCTACATCATAGCCGGAAGATACTACACTCTAGAAAATCTTTTCCACACTCTAACAAAAATTACTGGTATTCCTGCTCCTAAATTGCGCCTTCCCTACAATTTGACTGTGATTTTAGCTCGGATTTCTGATAGTTACGCCAGATTTACAAGCACAAAATCAGTTATGCCTTTAGAGGGAATCCGAATGTTACATGAAAGAATTCAGCTTGACTCTGCAAAAGCAATTAAAGAATTAGGCGCTAGTTTTCGTTCTTTAGAAGACACATTACATGATGTAGTTGATTGGTATCAAAAAACGAAAGCGATCGGTTGA
- the pyrB gene encoding aspartate carbamoyltransferase catalytic subunit — protein MPSTTWNRHHILSLTDFSSVEYDAVLQTAASFQEVLSRRTKKVPTLQGQVVANLFFEPSTRTRSSFEIAAKRLSADTLNFAAATSSMTKGETILDTAKTYLAMGTDIMVIRHREAGVPNAIAQEMDRLGVKVSVLNAGDGQHEHPSQALLDLFTICSLIDPANPRIELLKGKKIAIVGDILHSRVARSNIWSLTASGAEVHLAAPPTLLPKLFAEYLLAEAEETETITPDKRQLFLHWQLEPALRDADFVMTLRLQKERMTAHLLPSLREYHQLFGITRDKLQLCKPNVKVLHPGPVNRGVEISSDLMDDPEFSLIQAQVTSGVAVRMALLYLIGSGKV, from the coding sequence ATGCCTAGTACCACCTGGAATCGTCATCACATTCTTTCCCTTACTGACTTCTCTAGCGTTGAATACGATGCAGTTTTGCAGACTGCTGCTAGTTTCCAAGAGGTACTATCACGACGGACGAAGAAAGTACCAACTTTGCAGGGACAGGTAGTGGCGAATTTATTCTTTGAACCTTCTACTCGCACTCGCAGTAGTTTTGAAATCGCTGCCAAACGTCTCAGCGCAGATACGCTGAACTTCGCCGCCGCTACTTCTTCGATGACAAAGGGAGAGACAATTCTTGATACGGCGAAGACTTATTTGGCGATGGGAACTGATATTATGGTAATTCGCCATCGCGAGGCAGGAGTACCAAATGCGATCGCTCAAGAAATGGATCGTTTGGGTGTAAAAGTCAGCGTGCTAAATGCTGGCGATGGTCAACACGAGCATCCGTCCCAAGCACTACTAGACTTATTTACTATCTGTAGTCTCATCGATCCTGCTAATCCCCGCATCGAACTTTTAAAGGGGAAAAAGATTGCCATTGTTGGGGATATACTTCATTCTCGCGTAGCGCGATCGAATATTTGGAGTTTAACTGCAAGCGGTGCAGAAGTACATTTAGCAGCACCACCAACTCTTTTACCAAAGTTATTTGCTGAGTATTTATTGGCAGAAGCAGAGGAAACAGAAACAATTACTCCCGATAAACGCCAATTATTTTTACATTGGCAACTTGAACCAGCTTTGCGCGATGCTGATTTTGTTATGACTTTGCGCTTGCAGAAAGAACGCATGACTGCGCATTTACTGCCAAGTTTACGAGAATATCATCAATTATTTGGGATTACACGCGATAAGCTGCAACTTTGTAAGCCTAATGTTAAAGTTTTGCATCCCGGCCCGGTCAATCGCGGTGTAGAAATTAGCTCAGACTTAATGGACGATCCAGAATTTAGTCTCATTCAAGCACAAGTTACTAGTGGTGTCGCCGTGCGAATGGCGTTGCTGTATCTCATTGGTAGTGGCAAGGTTTAA
- a CDS encoding ATPase: MTLNNEDTARYADIFAALGSEPRLEIMRLLFAAYPDGITVGDIQEKLKIPNSTLSHHLEKLRIEGLVNSRKDKQFLWYSANAETMEDLLSFLSTGRTKRDRIFEPIDNISKQEGFMFERFFESIFDKLFGLKFGRFHLKGFERFTQKAITAISIAQSESRRLGHKYVGTEQILLGLVGEGSGFAAQFLNSVGVNLENAQIEVEKIIGRGKGLTPVDIPYTPRAKQVLELTVEESRKLGVNYIGTEHILLGLLKEGEGDRERGVGIKVLQNLGVDLVSLEQRVRRALT, translated from the coding sequence ATGACACTTAATAATGAAGACACAGCTCGCTATGCAGATATCTTTGCTGCATTGGGTTCAGAGCCACGTCTAGAAATCATGAGGCTGTTGTTTGCGGCTTATCCCGATGGCATAACTGTAGGCGATATTCAAGAAAAGCTAAAAATTCCGAACTCGACTTTATCACACCATTTAGAAAAGCTGCGGATAGAGGGTTTAGTTAATAGCCGCAAAGACAAGCAATTTTTGTGGTACTCAGCAAACGCTGAGACGATGGAAGATTTGCTGTCTTTTTTATCCACAGGAAGAACAAAACGCGATCGCATTTTTGAACCAATCGACAACATATCCAAACAGGAAGGGTTTATGTTTGAAAGGTTTTTTGAATCTATTTTTGACAAGCTATTTGGGTTGAAATTTGGCAGATTCCACCTCAAAGGCTTTGAAAGATTTACCCAAAAAGCGATAACAGCTATTTCTATTGCTCAAAGTGAATCTCGCCGCTTGGGACATAAATATGTTGGCACAGAACAGATTTTGCTAGGACTGGTTGGTGAAGGTAGCGGCTTTGCGGCACAATTTCTGAATTCTGTGGGGGTAAACTTAGAAAATGCTCAAATTGAAGTAGAAAAAATTATTGGTAGAGGTAAGGGATTGACACCAGTTGATATTCCCTATACACCCAGAGCCAAGCAAGTGTTAGAACTAACAGTAGAAGAATCCCGGAAGCTTGGTGTCAATTATATTGGTACAGAACATATTCTCTTAGGTCTGCTGAAAGAAGGAGAAGGAGACAGAGAACGGGGAGTAGGAATTAAAGTTTTACAGAATTTAGGAGTAGACCTAGTTTCGTTGGAACAAAGAGTACGTAGAGCTTTGACTTAA
- a CDS encoding alkaline phosphatase, producing the protein MFKYENFERLLHYPIKRRNLIVGAGVFTGLAIASQFPHQRAIANGRFSDYPFKLGVASGDPYDTSVVLWTRLAPEPLNGGGMPPLNVPIRWEVSTDSNMRRIVARGTEFATPELAHSVRVVVEGLSPDTWYWYRFNVGNYASPVGRTRTTPSLRSYSNKLKFALANCQNYQQGYYTAYKYMAQDDLDLVVHVGDYIYEGGISPISATIPRQHNSSEIFTLEDYRNRHALYKSDANLQAAHAAFPWIVTWDDHEVENNYANYISEVDNEPDQDPAVFLKRRAIAYQVYYEHMPLRPFSRPAGPDMQLYRRLNYGKLATFHVLDTRQYRTDQPCDDGTKERCPANLDPNATITGKAQEEWLYKGLDKSPAKWNVLAQQVIVAQIDRTAGEGSTYSMDKWDGYVASRDRLMRFLEQRKPSNPVVLTGDVHNSWAMNLKANFNDPNSATVGSEFVGTSISSGGDGNDTIPSYINNADNPHIKFYNNRRGYLRCTVTPTTWRTDYLAVSNVTTATGTISNPASFIVEDGRPGVQRI; encoded by the coding sequence ATGTTCAAGTACGAGAATTTTGAGCGTTTGCTGCACTATCCGATCAAGCGACGCAACCTGATCGTGGGAGCAGGAGTATTTACTGGTTTGGCGATCGCTAGTCAATTTCCGCATCAACGCGCGATCGCCAACGGCAGATTTTCTGATTATCCTTTTAAGCTGGGAGTGGCATCAGGCGATCCTTATGACACCAGTGTAGTTCTATGGACTCGTCTAGCGCCCGAACCTTTAAATGGCGGTGGAATGCCACCTTTGAATGTGCCAATTCGCTGGGAAGTGTCAACTGATTCTAATATGCGGCGGATTGTTGCCAGAGGCACCGAGTTTGCAACTCCAGAACTGGCTCATTCAGTTCGGGTTGTAGTTGAAGGGCTATCACCTGATACTTGGTATTGGTATCGCTTTAATGTAGGTAACTACGCTAGCCCAGTGGGTCGGACTCGTACTACTCCATCACTGCGTAGCTACTCGAATAAATTAAAGTTTGCCTTAGCAAACTGCCAAAACTATCAGCAGGGATACTATACTGCTTACAAATACATGGCTCAGGATGACCTCGACTTAGTAGTTCATGTTGGTGACTACATTTATGAGGGAGGAATCAGTCCTATCAGTGCTACTATTCCCAGACAGCATAATAGTTCAGAAATTTTCACATTAGAAGATTACCGCAACCGTCACGCCCTCTACAAAAGTGACGCCAATCTTCAAGCGGCTCATGCAGCCTTTCCTTGGATTGTCACCTGGGATGACCATGAAGTAGAAAATAACTATGCCAACTACATCTCAGAAGTTGATAACGAACCAGATCAAGATCCAGCAGTATTTTTAAAACGGCGAGCAATTGCTTATCAGGTTTACTACGAACATATGCCACTGCGTCCTTTCTCGCGACCAGCAGGCCCGGATATGCAACTTTACCGTCGATTAAACTATGGTAAGCTGGCGACATTCCATGTTTTAGATACTCGTCAATATCGTACCGATCAACCCTGTGATGATGGTACTAAAGAGCGTTGCCCAGCAAATCTTGACCCAAATGCAACTATTACCGGGAAAGCTCAAGAGGAATGGTTATACAAAGGTTTAGATAAATCTCCTGCTAAATGGAATGTTCTGGCTCAACAGGTGATAGTGGCTCAAATTGACAGAACAGCGGGAGAAGGCAGTACCTACAGCATGGATAAGTGGGATGGATATGTGGCTTCGCGCGATCGCTTAATGCGTTTCTTGGAACAGCGCAAACCATCTAATCCTGTAGTTTTAACAGGGGATGTTCATAATAGTTGGGCAATGAATTTAAAAGCTAACTTTAACGATCCAAACTCCGCTACAGTTGGCAGTGAATTCGTTGGTACTTCAATTAGCTCTGGAGGAGATGGAAACGACACTATTCCCAGCTACATCAACAACGCTGATAACCCACACATTAAGTTCTATAACAATCGCCGCGGCTATCTCCGTTGTACTGTAACTCCCACCACTTGGAGGACAGACTATTTGGCAGTATCAAACGTCACAACTGCAACTGGTACGATTAGTAACCCGGCCTCATTCATAGTTGAAGATGGTCGTCCGGGAGTACAGCGCATCTAA
- a CDS encoding heat shock protein DnaJ-like protein has translation MEHNPYEILGVSPAASKAEITKAVAVAMKRKQYPVDVIAKAQKSLMKPEERIIADYLRPILAIIKRFKYSDLSALQQPEPQLMLLPEFDGLEQAIAQAIEQQRLEREPLAMSLSELVTEGITACKEGRYPKAIKYLEDYCQGCKDRNTKDYIQAQMWLIQAYQLSGQLQRAIALCQLLSNHPHPQVQTWVSKTLSILSKEVSHV, from the coding sequence ATGGAACATAATCCTTATGAAATTCTTGGTGTATCTCCAGCAGCATCAAAAGCTGAAATTACAAAAGCTGTAGCAGTCGCAATGAAGCGCAAGCAATATCCTGTGGATGTCATTGCTAAAGCCCAAAAAAGCTTAATGAAGCCAGAAGAACGCATCATCGCTGACTATTTGCGTCCGATATTAGCAATAATTAAACGCTTCAAATATAGCGATTTGTCAGCTTTACAACAGCCAGAACCACAACTTATGTTATTACCAGAATTTGATGGATTAGAGCAAGCGATCGCTCAAGCTATCGAACAACAGCGTTTAGAACGCGAGCCTTTAGCCATGAGCTTATCAGAATTAGTGACCGAAGGCATCACAGCTTGTAAAGAAGGTCGTTACCCTAAAGCCATTAAATATCTCGAAGATTACTGTCAAGGCTGTAAAGACCGCAACACCAAAGATTACATTCAAGCCCAAATGTGGCTGATCCAAGCCTATCAGCTAAGTGGACAGTTACAAAGAGCGATCGCTCTTTGTCAGCTTTTAAGCAACCATCCCCATCCTCAAGTGCAAACTTGGGTAAGTAAAACTTTATCTATACTTTCTAAAGAGGTTTCTCATGTCTGA